The Haloplanus sp. CK5-1 genome contains a region encoding:
- a CDS encoding S8 family serine peptidase translates to MSNALRIRIVVLAVLVVLATVQPAPAPGGDRAPDASVADAGSGTAPGPAAGATVNRHPSSGGATADALRTVRADAVHAEGLTGRDVDVGVVGRGFDAGALSDRVAARRQVGDRPGATAHDTAVAEVVAETAPSSDLYLAGVGRTPTPAEYAAAVDWLTDRGVDVIVDSGSYFPSVAADERRITAAATRATDRGVVFVTSAGNYANRHWAGEGSPTADGWVDVADGTAANPLAAGERLRGRVTLHLRWRSGADYDLYLYRRLPDAPDRVVAKSTADATGPGLTVERIDVAVPRGRYYVAVYADDPVQRPGRVQVFAARHELGHTTARGSMVAPATSDRVVAVGASADGEPLPYSSRAETGGVDVLAPGDARTSDGTLAGTSAAAPYVAGTAALMKSGGRDLSPDEVESILERTAADEDGRLDALAAVEAARDPTAPRDATATDRDERVSPADSRERATQSDGVATARDGTDAAGAVVESTRTSEQVSDDARNTTRTDGTDDVRNATRSGGRDDAGRPADTESAEDDGTDGSADDGSTGGTDPDRERNPEPEPDPDPDRDDTGDRGAES, encoded by the coding sequence ATGTCGAACGCCCTCCGTATCCGGATCGTCGTTCTCGCCGTCCTCGTCGTCCTCGCGACGGTCCAGCCGGCTCCGGCGCCCGGCGGCGACCGCGCCCCCGACGCGAGCGTCGCGGACGCCGGTTCCGGGACCGCCCCCGGCCCGGCCGCCGGCGCGACGGTGAACCGGCATCCGTCGAGTGGCGGTGCGACCGCCGACGCGCTCCGAACGGTTCGTGCCGACGCGGTCCACGCGGAGGGTCTCACCGGCCGCGACGTCGACGTGGGTGTCGTCGGTCGCGGCTTCGACGCCGGTGCGCTCTCGGACCGGGTCGCCGCCCGCCGGCAGGTCGGTGACCGACCGGGAGCGACCGCCCACGACACCGCCGTCGCCGAGGTGGTGGCCGAGACTGCCCCGTCGTCGGACCTCTATCTGGCCGGCGTCGGGCGGACCCCCACGCCCGCGGAGTACGCCGCCGCCGTCGACTGGCTGACCGACCGGGGTGTCGACGTCATCGTCGACTCGGGGAGCTACTTCCCGAGCGTCGCCGCCGACGAACGACGGATCACCGCCGCCGCGACACGCGCCACCGACCGCGGCGTGGTGTTCGTCACCTCGGCCGGTAACTACGCGAACCGCCACTGGGCCGGCGAGGGGTCGCCCACGGCCGACGGCTGGGTCGACGTCGCCGACGGGACGGCGGCGAACCCGCTCGCGGCCGGCGAGCGACTCCGGGGTCGGGTCACCCTCCACCTGCGTTGGCGCTCCGGGGCCGACTACGACCTCTACCTCTACCGGCGGCTGCCGGACGCCCCCGACCGCGTCGTCGCGAAGTCCACCGCCGACGCGACCGGCCCGGGGCTCACCGTCGAGCGCATCGACGTCGCCGTTCCCCGCGGGCGGTACTACGTGGCCGTCTACGCCGACGACCCGGTCCAGCGACCCGGGCGGGTGCAGGTGTTCGCCGCCCGGCACGAACTCGGACATACGACCGCACGGGGGAGCATGGTCGCCCCGGCGACGAGCGACAGGGTCGTCGCCGTCGGTGCGAGCGCCGACGGCGAGCCGCTCCCGTACAGTTCGCGCGCCGAGACCGGCGGTGTCGACGTCCTCGCGCCCGGTGACGCGAGGACGAGCGACGGTACCCTCGCCGGCACGTCCGCCGCCGCCCCCTACGTCGCCGGCACGGCGGCGCTGATGAAGTCCGGCGGGCGCGATCTCTCGCCCGACGAGGTCGAGTCGATCCTCGAACGCACCGCCGCCGACGAGGACGGACGGCTGGACGCCCTCGCCGCCGTCGAAGCCGCGCGCGATCCGACGGCCCCGCGGGACGCCACCGCGACCGACCGGGACGAGCGCGTGTCCCCGGCCGACAGCCGCGAGCGAGCGACGCAGTCGGACGGGGTGGCGACGGCCCGTGACGGCACCGACGCCGCCGGAGCGGTCGTCGAGTCGACCCGGACCTCGGAACAGGTGAGCGACGACGCCCGGAATACGACCCGAACCGACGGGACGGACGACGTCCGCAACGCGACCCGATCCGGTGGACGCGACGACGCCGGTCGCCCCGCCGACACGGAGTCGGCCGAGGACGACGGCACGGACGGCTCCGCCGACGACGGATCGACCGGCGGCACCGACCCGGACCGGGAGCGCAACCCCGAGCCGGAGCCCGACCCCGATCCGGACCGGGACGACACCGGCGACCGGGGTGCGGAGTCGTGA
- a CDS encoding winged helix-turn-helix domain-containing protein, protein MSGLLPRSESDVTPEESGEIRVLSLTDDDAERLIGSITSETARSILTALEDHPATASELAETVSTSLQNVRHHLGNLEEADLVEVADTRYSVKGREMNVYAPTQDSLVVCVGSDDDKERFLDSLDRTAGAVVVLAAAAFGVQRAFGTGVVDLGGPGTTPRVGDAVGSASAPLLGLVPPGVAFLAGGLLVLALLAAWDRYAD, encoded by the coding sequence ATGTCAGGGTTGTTACCTCGGTCGGAGTCGGACGTGACCCCGGAGGAGTCCGGCGAGATTCGCGTCCTGTCCCTGACGGACGACGACGCGGAGCGGCTCATCGGCTCGATCACGTCCGAGACCGCCCGCTCGATTCTGACCGCCCTCGAAGACCACCCCGCGACCGCATCGGAACTCGCAGAGACCGTGTCGACCTCCCTCCAGAACGTCCGCCACCACCTCGGCAACCTCGAAGAAGCCGACCTCGTCGAGGTGGCCGACACGCGTTACTCGGTGAAGGGGCGCGAGATGAACGTGTACGCACCGACCCAGGACTCGCTGGTCGTCTGTGTCGGCTCCGACGACGACAAGGAGCGGTTCCTCGATTCGCTGGACCGGACGGCCGGCGCGGTGGTCGTTCTCGCCGCCGCCGCGTTCGGCGTCCAGCGTGCGTTCGGAACCGGCGTCGTCGACCTCGGCGGCCCCGGGACGACGCCCCGCGTCGGCGACGCCGTCGGGTCGGCGTCGGCGCCCCTCCTGGGTCTCGTCCCGCCCGGTGTCGCCTTCCTCGCCGGCGGCCTCCTCGTCCTCGCCCTCCTCGCTGCCTGGGATCGCTACGCCGACTGA
- a CDS encoding NAD(P)H-hydrate dehydratase — protein sequence MITPERMAAVDENAAALGVARKQLMESSGNAVAAAVRRVAEPGATVALVCGRGNNGGDAFVAARFLDDYDATVHLLGRPESIRTDIAHENWEALRASESDARVVRDSRALDLGDPDVVVDAMLGTGVTGALRQPERHAAERINECGATVVSVDVPSGVDATTGEAPGVAVDADRVVTFHDAKPGLDGERVTVADIGIPETADLFVGPGDRRVLCRPSDAHKGAFGEVLVVGGGPYTGAPALAGRAAMRAGADLVRVACPAAVAREVQAFEEGLIVRPFDGDRLTPAALDHVRSLAANHDTVVFGPGLGDAGPTLSAVRDFLAGYDGRSVVDADALQVVPEVDTDATLLCTPHAGELRAMGGPDVGDADWRERLDAVADFAAEVGHTLLVKGAYDTVTDGERRRVNRTGNPGMTVGGTGDVLAGAAGALLATVDPLDAGALAAYANGLAGDRIVDREGYGLLASDLLDELPRALWGGRDE from the coding sequence ATGATCACCCCCGAACGGATGGCGGCCGTCGACGAGAACGCCGCCGCCCTCGGCGTGGCGCGAAAGCAGTTGATGGAGTCGAGCGGAAACGCCGTCGCAGCGGCCGTACGACGGGTGGCGGAGCCCGGAGCGACCGTCGCGCTGGTCTGTGGCCGCGGCAACAACGGCGGCGACGCCTTCGTCGCGGCTCGCTTCCTCGACGACTACGACGCGACCGTCCACCTGCTGGGTCGCCCCGAGAGCATCCGAACCGACATCGCCCACGAGAACTGGGAGGCGCTCCGCGCCTCCGAGTCCGACGCCCGCGTCGTCCGGGACTCGCGGGCCCTCGACCTCGGCGACCCCGACGTGGTGGTCGACGCGATGCTGGGGACGGGCGTGACCGGGGCGCTCCGCCAGCCCGAGCGCCACGCCGCCGAGCGGATCAACGAGTGCGGGGCGACGGTCGTCTCGGTGGACGTCCCCTCGGGTGTTGACGCCACCACGGGCGAGGCCCCGGGTGTCGCCGTCGACGCCGACCGAGTCGTCACCTTCCACGACGCCAAACCCGGTCTCGACGGGGAGCGCGTGACCGTCGCCGACATCGGTATCCCCGAGACGGCGGACCTGTTCGTCGGCCCGGGCGACCGGCGTGTCCTCTGCCGGCCGAGCGACGCCCACAAGGGCGCGTTCGGCGAGGTGCTCGTCGTCGGCGGTGGACCGTACACCGGCGCGCCGGCGCTGGCCGGGCGGGCGGCGATGCGCGCGGGGGCCGACCTCGTCCGCGTGGCCTGTCCCGCCGCCGTCGCCCGCGAGGTGCAGGCGTTCGAGGAGGGGCTGATCGTCCGCCCGTTCGACGGCGACCGGTTGACACCCGCGGCGCTCGACCACGTCCGGTCGCTCGCGGCCAACCACGACACGGTCGTCTTCGGGCCCGGACTCGGCGACGCCGGGCCGACGCTGTCGGCCGTCCGTGACTTTCTCGCGGGCTACGACGGGCGTTCGGTCGTCGACGCCGACGCCCTCCAAGTCGTTCCCGAGGTAGACACCGACGCGACGCTCCTCTGTACGCCCCACGCGGGCGAACTCCGGGCGATGGGCGGGCCGGACGTGGGCGACGCCGACTGGCGCGAGCGCCTCGACGCAGTCGCCGACTTCGCGGCCGAGGTCGGCCACACCCTGCTGGTGAAAGGCGCGTACGACACCGTGACCGACGGGGAGCGACGGCGGGTGAACCGGACGGGGAACCCGGGCATGACCGTCGGCGGGACCGGGGACGTCCTCGCCGGCGCGGCGGGTGCACTCCTCGCCACGGTCGACCCCCTCGACGCCGGCGCACTCGCCGCGTACGCGAACGGTCTCGCGGGGGATCGGATCGTCGACCGGGAGGGGTACGGCCTGCTGGCGAGCGACCTGTTGGACGAACTGCCGCGGGCGCTGTGGGGTGGTCGCGATGAGTGA
- the moaC gene encoding cyclic pyranopterin monophosphate synthase MoaC → MSDEDDLTHTDEEGNVQMVDVGDKPDTARRAVARGTIHLQPSTVSAIRGDEIGKGDVLATARVGAVQAVKHTWETIPMCHQIPITNVETTFDVGEDRIDLTVAVETTGKTGCEMEALEGVTTGLNVVWDMVKAAEKDDDGEYPDTGIEDVGVIEKTKRRLD, encoded by the coding sequence ATGAGTGACGAGGACGACCTCACCCACACCGACGAGGAGGGCAACGTCCAGATGGTCGACGTGGGCGACAAGCCCGACACCGCTCGGCGGGCGGTCGCGCGCGGGACGATCCACCTCCAGCCCTCGACGGTGTCGGCGATCCGGGGCGACGAGATCGGAAAGGGCGACGTGCTGGCGACCGCCCGCGTCGGCGCGGTGCAGGCGGTGAAACACACCTGGGAGACGATCCCGATGTGTCACCAGATTCCGATCACCAACGTCGAGACGACGTTCGACGTGGGTGAGGACCGGATCGACCTCACGGTGGCCGTCGAGACGACGGGCAAAACGGGCTGCGAGATGGAGGCGCTGGAGGGCGTGACGACCGGGCTGAACGTCGTCTGGGACATGGTGAAGGCCGCCGAGAAGGACGACGACGGCGAGTATCCCGACACCGGAATCGAGGACGTGGGCGTGATCGAGAAGACGAAACGCCGGTTAGACTGA
- the hflX gene encoding GTPase HflX — MKAVVAKRVDRGDADLTEIGDLARAAGYEVVGELTQTREEDAAYGFGEGKVDELAALAVESGADTVIVDNRLGPYQTYNIGGKLPEGVEVVDRFTLILDIFGQRAQTRKAQLQVELAELRYELPRAEAKTSLAKRDERPGFMGLGEYDESRERDIKNQIADIKRELDQLADKEATRRERRRESGFDLVALAGYTNAGKSTLMRQLADELDVDENEGRHPDLETTAESEDRLFTTLGTTTRRADTGSRDVLLTDTVGFVSDLPHWLVESFESTLDSVYHADLVLLVVDASESSEEMREKLVTCHDTLYERNEAPIVTVLNKVDRVDDDELEEKREALSALAPNPVAVSGLTGENVGALRERIERELPDWEFERLVLPLGDDAMSLVSWIHDHGSVEEESYGNDQVVLEFEAPPSVVDRARAKAGNLPTPESV, encoded by the coding sequence ATGAAGGCAGTCGTCGCCAAGCGCGTCGACCGCGGGGACGCCGATCTGACCGAGATCGGCGACCTCGCGCGTGCGGCGGGCTACGAGGTGGTCGGCGAACTCACCCAGACTCGCGAGGAGGACGCCGCCTACGGCTTCGGCGAGGGGAAGGTGGACGAACTGGCGGCGCTGGCGGTCGAGAGCGGCGCCGACACCGTGATCGTTGACAACCGACTCGGCCCCTACCAGACGTACAACATCGGCGGAAAACTCCCCGAGGGCGTCGAAGTCGTCGACCGATTCACGCTCATTCTCGACATCTTCGGCCAGCGGGCCCAGACCCGCAAGGCCCAGTTGCAGGTCGAACTCGCGGAGCTCCGCTACGAACTTCCGCGGGCCGAGGCGAAGACGAGCCTCGCGAAGCGGGACGAGCGGCCGGGGTTCATGGGCCTCGGGGAGTACGACGAGAGCCGCGAGCGCGACATCAAAAACCAGATCGCGGACATCAAACGCGAACTCGACCAACTCGCGGACAAGGAGGCGACGCGTCGCGAGCGCCGCCGCGAGTCCGGCTTCGATCTGGTGGCGCTCGCCGGCTACACGAACGCGGGGAAGTCGACGCTGATGCGACAGCTGGCGGACGAACTCGACGTGGACGAGAACGAGGGTCGCCACCCCGACCTGGAGACGACCGCCGAGAGCGAGGACCGCCTGTTCACGACGCTCGGCACCACGACCCGCCGGGCCGACACCGGCAGCCGGGACGTGTTGCTGACCGACACCGTCGGGTTCGTCTCCGACCTCCCCCACTGGCTGGTCGAGTCCTTCGAGTCCACGCTCGACTCCGTCTATCACGCTGACCTCGTTCTCCTCGTCGTCGACGCCAGCGAGTCCAGCGAGGAGATGCGGGAGAAACTCGTCACCTGTCACGACACGCTGTACGAGCGCAACGAAGCACCCATCGTCACCGTCCTGAACAAGGTCGACCGCGTCGACGACGACGAACTCGAGGAGAAGCGGGAGGCGCTGTCGGCGCTGGCTCCCAACCCCGTCGCCGTCTCCGGACTCACCGGCGAGAACGTCGGCGCGCTCCGGGAGCGGATCGAGCGCGAACTGCCCGACTGGGAGTTCGAACGACTGGTCCTCCCGCTTGGCGACGACGCCATGAGCCTCGTGTCGTGGATCCACGACCACGGGTCCGTCGAGGAGGAATCCTACGGTAACGATCAGGTCGTCCTGGAGTTCGAGGCACCGCCGTCGGTCGTCGACCGCGCCCGCGCGAAGGCCGGCAACCTCCCGACCCCGGAATCAGTCTAA
- a CDS encoding succinylglutamate desuccinylase/aspartoacylase family protein, with amino-acid sequence MTVGGAFTYDGGSVAPGERRNLRYRISETYLGDPVRIPVTIVNGERSGPTVFLSAAAHGDELNGIEVVREVAFEWDLTDLAGTVVCLPVLNVPGFLTQQRYLPIYDRDLNRSFPGNPSSTSAKRMADRIFRNFVEPCDFGLDFHTSTRGRTNMLHVRADMAQEEVARLAYAFGASVVVDGAGSDGTLRGEATRADVPTVTVEMGEAHRFERGLIDDALDGVESVFAEFGLQDRGAVRWPGWRTVVTEKAWIRAEAGGLVDLHYERGGLVREGDRLYTITDPFKADGVSVDAPFTGVLLGVLENPVVYPGNPVCHLAELDEETARTVERRIER; translated from the coding sequence ATGACTGTCGGCGGGGCCTTCACGTACGACGGTGGATCGGTCGCCCCGGGCGAGCGACGGAACCTCCGGTACCGCATCAGCGAGACGTACCTCGGGGACCCGGTTCGCATCCCCGTCACGATCGTCAACGGCGAGCGGTCGGGGCCGACCGTCTTCCTCTCGGCGGCCGCCCACGGCGACGAACTCAACGGGATCGAGGTGGTCCGGGAGGTGGCCTTCGAGTGGGATCTGACGGACCTCGCGGGGACCGTCGTCTGCCTCCCCGTGTTGAACGTCCCCGGCTTCCTCACCCAACAGCGGTATCTGCCGATCTACGACCGTGACCTCAACCGCTCGTTCCCGGGGAACCCGTCGTCGACGAGCGCCAAGCGGATGGCCGACCGGATCTTCCGAAACTTCGTCGAGCCCTGCGATTTCGGCCTCGACTTCCACACCTCGACGCGGGGGCGGACCAACATGCTCCACGTCCGGGCGGACATGGCCCAAGAGGAGGTGGCGCGACTGGCGTACGCGTTCGGCGCGAGCGTCGTCGTCGACGGCGCGGGGAGCGACGGGACGCTCCGAGGGGAGGCGACGCGTGCGGACGTCCCGACGGTCACGGTGGAGATGGGGGAGGCTCACCGGTTCGAACGGGGCCTCATCGACGATGCACTCGACGGCGTCGAGAGCGTCTTCGCGGAGTTCGGCCTCCAGGATCGGGGCGCCGTCCGCTGGCCTGGGTGGCGGACGGTGGTGACCGAGAAGGCGTGGATCCGAGCGGAGGCAGGGGGATTGGTCGACCTGCACTACGAGCGTGGCGGCCTGGTGCGCGAGGGGGACCGCCTCTACACCATCACCGACCCGTTCAAGGCCGACGGGGTGTCGGTCGACGCCCCCTTCACCGGCGTGTTGCTTGGCGTCCTCGAGAACCCGGTGGTGTATCCGGGGAACCCCGTCTGTCACCTCGCCGAACTCGACGAGGAGACGGCCCGGACCGTCGAGCGGCGGATCGAGAGGTGA
- the sdhC gene encoding succinate dehydrogenase, cytochrome b556 subunit, with product MSQSYDRGLIEDFGRWREFSAGMWAWIFHKFTGWVLIGYLFTHVAVLSTALTSASADPATVAANQDLYTQTIQALESLLVVRILEVGLLAVAVFHILNGTRLLLIDLGIGLESQDRSFYASLVLTGAIVVASVPTFLAGVSL from the coding sequence ATGAGTCAGTCCTACGATCGGGGTCTCATCGAGGATTTCGGCCGATGGCGGGAGTTTTCGGCCGGGATGTGGGCCTGGATCTTCCACAAGTTCACCGGGTGGGTGCTGATCGGGTACCTCTTCACCCACGTCGCCGTTCTGAGTACGGCGCTCACGTCGGCGAGCGCCGACCCCGCGACGGTCGCGGCGAATCAGGACCTCTACACGCAGACGATTCAGGCCCTGGAGAGCCTGTTGGTCGTCCGCATCCTCGAGGTCGGGTTGCTCGCGGTGGCGGTGTTCCACATCCTGAACGGGACTCGACTGTTGTTGATCGACCTCGGGATCGGCCTCGAATCACAGGACCGTAGTTTCTACGCGTCGCTCGTCCTGACGGGTGCCATCGTCGTGGCGAGCGTCCCCACGTTCCTCGCGGGGGTGTCGCTCTGA
- a CDS encoding succinate dehydrogenase, whose amino-acid sequence MAERYSSFTEGGRLWLWQRITAAFLIVVLAFHFFLLHFVHHADEVTFGMSAGRMQQWSYYSLMILFLVTATFHGVNGVYNALINAGLTGVKRRVVQVVLGGASLLLLVQGVRTANAWAGIDLLPIL is encoded by the coding sequence ATGGCGGAGCGCTACTCCTCGTTCACCGAGGGCGGCCGTCTGTGGCTCTGGCAGCGCATCACCGCCGCGTTCCTGATCGTCGTCCTCGCCTTTCACTTCTTCCTGCTGCATTTCGTCCACCACGCCGACGAGGTGACGTTCGGGATGAGCGCCGGGCGGATGCAGCAGTGGAGTTACTACTCGCTGATGATCCTCTTTCTCGTGACGGCGACGTTCCACGGGGTCAACGGCGTCTACAACGCCTTGATCAACGCCGGACTGACGGGCGTCAAACGACGCGTCGTCCAGGTCGTCCTCGGCGGCGCGAGCCTCCTCCTCCTCGTCCAAGGCGTTCGAACCGCGAACGCCTGGGCGGGCATCGACCTCCTCCCGATACTATGA
- a CDS encoding succinate dehydrogenase/fumarate reductase iron-sulfur subunit yields the protein MSTQRPEPETETESAETEAEADAETPSERREAAKRRRAERRERERVEEEERAAADAERYHLKVFRYDPEVEGKQEPRFDDFHVPYEQGMTVLDALIYARDEFDVSLTFRHSCRQAICGSDALFVNGRQRLGCQTQLSDLDQPVRIEPLPHQEVVKDLVVDMEHFYDQMESVEPYFQTTDRPEEELEEQRQTRENREKIKTSTRCIWCGACMSSCNIAAGDNEYLGPAAINKAYRFAMDEREGEEMKQRRLEIVEQEHGVWRCQTQFSCTEVCPKDIPLTEHIQELKREAVKSNLKFW from the coding sequence ATGAGCACGCAACGACCGGAACCCGAGACCGAGACGGAGAGTGCGGAAACCGAGGCCGAGGCCGACGCGGAGACGCCGAGCGAGCGCCGCGAGGCGGCGAAGCGCCGCCGCGCCGAGCGACGCGAGCGGGAACGCGTCGAAGAGGAGGAACGGGCCGCGGCCGACGCGGAGCGCTATCACCTGAAGGTGTTCCGCTACGACCCCGAAGTCGAGGGGAAACAGGAGCCGCGGTTCGACGACTTCCACGTCCCCTACGAGCAGGGGATGACGGTGCTGGACGCCCTCATCTACGCCCGCGACGAGTTCGACGTCAGCCTCACGTTCCGCCACTCCTGCCGGCAGGCGATCTGTGGGTCGGACGCCCTGTTCGTCAACGGCCGCCAGCGACTCGGCTGTCAGACTCAGCTTTCGGACCTGGACCAGCCGGTGCGGATCGAACCGCTCCCCCACCAGGAGGTCGTGAAGGATCTGGTCGTCGACATGGAACACTTCTACGACCAGATGGAGTCGGTGGAGCCGTACTTCCAGACGACCGACCGACCGGAGGAGGAACTCGAAGAGCAGCGACAGACCCGCGAGAACAGGGAGAAGATCAAGACCTCGACCCGGTGTATCTGGTGTGGAGCGTGTATGTCCTCGTGTAACATCGCGGCGGGCGACAACGAGTATCTGGGCCCGGCGGCGATCAACAAGGCCTACCGCTTCGCGATGGACGAACGCGAGGGCGAGGAGATGAAACAACGCCGCCTGGAGATCGTCGAACAGGAACACGGGGTCTGGCGGTGTCAGACCCAGTTCTCCTGTACCGAGGTGTGTCCGAAGGACATCCCCCTCACCGAACACATCCAGGAACTGAAACGCGAAGCGGTCAAGAGCAACCTGAAATTCTGGTAA
- a CDS encoding FAD-binding protein, with product MHEYDVIVVGAGGAGLRAAIAAQEAGADVAMVTKLHPVRSHTGAAEGGINAALRDGDDWEMHAYDTMKGSDYLADAPAVEALTQESPEEVIQLEHWGMAFSRDDDGRVSQRPFGGLSFPRTTYAGAETGHHLLHTLYEQVVKRGIEVFDEWYVLNLATTDEDDPDERSCHGVVAYETATGNVEAFRARDGVILATGGLGQVYDHTTNAVANTGDGVAMAYRAGVPVEDMEMIQFHPTTLPSTGVLISEGVRGEGGILYNDDGERFMFEHGYANNDGELASRDVVSRAELTEVNEGRGIEDEYVHLDMRHLGEERIVDRLENILHLAEDFEGVDGLEEPMPVKPGQHYAMGGIETDEFGGTCIDGLYAVGECACASVHGANRLGGNALPELIVFGKRAGRHVAGEDLGEPQVTAGRTPNAETASVDTPVSLGEPWGGEGDAVADGGAAADTATAVVERALDRERERVERLRDRDEGAQHADIRAAVQRTMTENVNVFREEDALKEALVDIHAARERYRDVYVADPSSTYNTELIQTIETRNLLDIAEMITVGALARDEFRGAHWRKEHQERKDDEWLKHTMVSWSDGSPELWYKPAVLEGEAKTYEPKERSY from the coding sequence ATGCACGAATACGACGTCATCGTGGTCGGCGCGGGCGGCGCCGGCCTACGCGCGGCCATCGCGGCACAGGAGGCGGGAGCGGACGTGGCCATGGTCACGAAACTCCACCCCGTCAGGAGCCACACGGGTGCGGCGGAGGGTGGGATCAACGCCGCCCTGCGCGACGGCGACGACTGGGAGATGCACGCCTACGACACGATGAAGGGGTCGGACTACCTCGCCGACGCCCCCGCCGTCGAGGCACTCACCCAAGAGAGTCCCGAAGAGGTTATTCAACTCGAACACTGGGGGATGGCCTTCTCCCGCGACGACGACGGCCGTGTCTCCCAGCGACCCTTCGGCGGCCTCTCGTTCCCACGGACGACGTACGCGGGCGCGGAGACGGGACACCACCTCCTGCACACGCTGTACGAGCAGGTGGTCAAACGAGGGATCGAGGTGTTCGACGAGTGGTACGTCCTGAACCTCGCGACCACCGACGAGGACGACCCCGACGAGCGGTCGTGTCACGGGGTCGTCGCCTACGAGACGGCGACCGGGAACGTCGAGGCGTTCCGCGCCCGCGACGGCGTCATCCTCGCGACCGGTGGTCTTGGGCAGGTGTACGATCACACCACCAACGCGGTCGCCAACACGGGTGACGGCGTCGCGATGGCCTACCGCGCCGGTGTCCCCGTCGAGGACATGGAGATGATCCAGTTCCACCCGACGACGCTCCCCTCGACGGGCGTCCTGATCTCCGAGGGGGTCCGCGGCGAGGGCGGCATCCTCTACAACGACGACGGCGAGCGGTTCATGTTCGAGCACGGCTACGCGAACAACGACGGCGAACTCGCTTCTCGGGACGTGGTGTCGCGGGCCGAACTGACCGAGGTGAACGAGGGCCGGGGGATCGAAGACGAGTACGTCCACCTGGACATGCGCCACTTGGGTGAGGAGCGCATCGTCGACCGCCTCGAGAACATCCTCCACCTCGCCGAGGACTTCGAGGGCGTCGACGGACTCGAAGAACCGATGCCGGTCAAACCCGGCCAACACTACGCGATGGGAGGTATCGAAACCGACGAGTTCGGTGGGACCTGTATCGACGGCCTCTACGCCGTCGGCGAGTGTGCCTGTGCGAGCGTCCACGGGGCGAACCGGTTGGGCGGCAACGCGCTGCCGGAACTCATCGTGTTCGGGAAACGAGCCGGTCGGCACGTCGCCGGCGAGGACCTCGGCGAACCGCAGGTGACCGCCGGGCGAACGCCGAACGCGGAGACGGCGTCGGTCGACACGCCGGTCTCGCTCGGCGAACCCTGGGGTGGAGAGGGCGACGCCGTCGCTGACGGCGGGGCCGCCGCCGACACCGCCACTGCGGTCGTCGAACGGGCGCTCGACCGCGAACGGGAGCGCGTGGAGCGCCTGCGTGACCGCGACGAGGGGGCCCAGCACGCCGACATCCGGGCGGCCGTCCAGCGGACGATGACGGAGAACGTCAACGTGTTCCGCGAGGAGGACGCGCTGAAGGAGGCGTTGGTCGACATCCACGCCGCGCGGGAGCGGTACCGGGACGTGTACGTCGCCGATCCCTCCAGTACGTACAACACCGAGTTGATCCAGACGATAGAGACGCGAAACCTGCTCGACATTGCGGAGATGATCACGGTCGGCGCGCTGGCGCGCGACGAGTTCCGCGGCGCACACTGGCGCAAGGAACACCAGGAACGGAAGGACGACGAGTGGCTCAAGCACACGATGGTGTCGTGGTCGGACGGGTCGCCGGAACTCTGGTACAAACCGGCCGTCCTCGAGGGCGAGGCGAAGACGTACGAACCGAAAGAGCGGAGCTACTGA
- a CDS encoding type IV pilin N-terminal domain-containing protein — protein sequence MKLKNFIADDRAVSPVIGVILMVAITVILAAVIGTFVLGLGNQVQDTAPQATFSFDFEENTGTYNVTATHDGGDTFTSENTNSLNLSASGESDQAFDLSVSAGDSESIDSVDSETTVRVIWTSPNGDNTATIARTTTPS from the coding sequence ATGAAACTTAAGAACTTTATCGCAGACGACCGCGCAGTGAGTCCGGTCATCGGCGTGATCCTGATGGTGGCCATTACCGTTATTCTGGCCGCCGTCATCGGCACGTTCGTCCTCGGACTCGGCAACCAGGTCCAAGACACCGCACCGCAGGCGACGTTTAGCTTCGACTTCGAAGAGAACACCGGCACTTACAACGTGACTGCTACCCACGACGGCGGTGACACGTTCACCAGCGAAAACACGAACTCGCTGAACCTATCTGCCAGCGGAGAGAGTGATCAAGCCTTTGACTTATCGGTCTCGGCTGGGGACTCGGAGAGCATCGATAGTGTCGACTCAGAAACTACCGTCCGCGTCATCTGGACGTCGCCCAACGGCGACAACACCGCGACCATCGCCCGCACCACCACGCCGTCATAA